TCTACTATGCTCGAAGGCAGTCAGGAAATTACCTGATTGACAACTAACCGAGTCTCTGTAAAACCCGGGGCGGTTCAGACGACCTCGCAACAGCTATCACCATTGCGTTGGAACGATATGGTTGGCCCGAAGCGGTTCGGGGTGTCAAGGAGTTCTGCATCGAGTTTGAAGCAGCTGATGATGAGTACAGAAAGCAGATGATCGCCCCTGAACCACACAGCACGGGCAATAAGGCATTTGACGCGATGCTGGCAGGCTTAGCCGAACATCTTGCTTTCCACCATGAGTTACGTATTCCCACATGGGCGCTGGACTCAAAGCGATCAGTAGAGGACGAGTGGTGGTTTGCCACCGACTCTCCCGGCTTGCGCCCGCTGTGTTTCATGGATACGCCAGCGGCATTTGCAAGCCGGGGAGTGTTTCTTCCCCGATCGGCGCTAGCGCATGTATGAAGAAATATATTTCGATCCAGAGGAAGTTTTAGAACTTCTTCACGCACTATCTGACGGACTTCAATCACGTGGCACTAAGGCCGAACTATTCTTCGTTGGCGGCTCCGCAATGAGTTTGTGTTATTCACCACGGCGTCTAACCCGTGACCTCGATGCTATTTTCGAACCAAAAACAGTCGTCTACGAGGTGGCGAGGGATATCGCCATAGCCAGAGGTATTCCAGAGTCATGGTTGAATGATGGCGTCAAAGGATTCCTGCCGGGCAATGATCAAGATGCTAAAGTGCTGTTTGAAACTGAATGGTTAACCGTTCGTGTTGCATCGCCTAGGTACATGTTTCTCCTGAAGGCGTTCGCCAGCAGGCTGGGAGCGGACGAGGATGACTTAAGGGTTCTATGGCCACTTACCGGATTTAAGGACGTTCCGGAGGCTCTCGAAGCACTTGAGAAGGCGTACCCCCATGTAGAGCTACCGCCACGTGCAAAGCTCCTACTATAGGAGTTATTCAGTCCTCCAAATCCTCGCTTCCCAGCACCATGATTGGTTTCCTGTCACTAGCACACTGAAAGTGCACTTCGTTCTAGTTTCATAGAGCACAGTGTTATAAGGGGCACTTTGCGGTTCAAAGCCCGATCGTAGCA
This genomic window from Ferrimicrobium sp. contains:
- a CDS encoding DUF6036 family nucleotidyltransferase, with the protein product MYEEIYFDPEEVLELLHALSDGLQSRGTKAELFFVGGSAMSLCYSPRRLTRDLDAIFEPKTVVYEVARDIAIARGIPESWLNDGVKGFLPGNDQDAKVLFETEWLTVRVASPRYMFLLKAFASRLGADEDDLRVLWPLTGFKDVPEALEALEKAYPHVELPPRAKLLL